The proteins below are encoded in one region of Sphingobacterium sp. R2:
- a CDS encoding outer membrane beta-barrel protein, producing the protein MKIITYLSALFSLLLVSNSLIAQSIEGRITTIKDKELEYVTVKLIRDTTILQYVASDQNGKFTFKNLIEKSTYRLKLQHTGFEDLDTTFISGDFKKMTFKMSEKVNKLNEVVVNANKPLLERKVDRLVFNVQNSMASLSGDAMDVLKVTPLVMAENESLSIIGKGSVTVMVNDKILRISGDDLTSYLRSIPSGSIESVEVITVPPSKYSASGNAGILNIKLKKIVNDFWSASIRSIYTQTTYPTINLGAGFNYKKNRFSLYSSLNMTEGSVLFTEKPHVTYSTQDWETLSKKRSFTKLYNGRLQTEYKISEKFSIGAQAFLNSSKPHSNDKTLTNISQRTGLLDSIIKGNGYQNSTTQSLALNFNSTYSLGKDGQEIILDIDHYRSNYDNFRDFNSETFDPSDSPILNNEWYSGNVGQNVFTNTSFNIDVEQKIKKFDINYGVNFSTSLNKNELQSVATSGRIDTIFNYSDEFEFRENIGSLFFSFGSAISKKIDFKAGLRLENTNTEGVSNTLATKYENNYLKLFPTLYTSYKMNDKNVFSIGYGRRIDRPAFMAMNPFARYISKYYYTVGNPYLLPSFSHNIEINYSNNRDLNLSLYTNFAKEQIAQTAIPFENSKMVVDTMQNFYDMSTIGFTAIYTLQKSNWLESNFVFNGYHRSIKQYDTNIVPDYKVNVVYLSMDNNFKISKKLNTQLSSFYYSPQITGIFRRSPRFNVNLNFRYKINDQWDLALFANDILKTQQGKLNAIVNGVQQSYDNYYDSRSLRLTVSYRFGSMNINARQRNFINEKEKQRAY; encoded by the coding sequence ATGAAAATAATCACCTATTTATCCGCTTTATTCTCATTATTGTTAGTTTCAAATTCCTTAATTGCCCAAAGCATTGAAGGAAGGATTACTACAATCAAAGATAAAGAATTGGAATACGTAACTGTAAAACTTATCCGCGATACCACTATTTTACAATATGTTGCTTCCGATCAGAACGGGAAGTTTACATTCAAAAATCTGATTGAAAAATCAACATACAGACTTAAACTTCAACATACGGGCTTTGAAGATTTGGATACCACTTTTATATCTGGAGATTTTAAGAAAATGACTTTTAAGATGTCTGAAAAAGTCAATAAACTAAATGAGGTTGTAGTGAATGCCAATAAACCTCTGCTCGAGCGAAAAGTAGACCGTCTTGTTTTTAACGTTCAAAATAGTATGGCTTCATTAAGTGGAGATGCAATGGACGTGCTAAAAGTAACCCCACTTGTTATGGCCGAAAACGAATCTCTAAGTATCATAGGAAAAGGAAGTGTTACGGTTATGGTAAATGATAAAATCCTTCGTATTTCTGGGGATGACCTCACATCCTATCTAAGAAGCATTCCATCTGGATCCATTGAAAGTGTTGAAGTTATCACTGTTCCCCCTTCCAAATATAGTGCTTCAGGTAATGCCGGTATCTTAAATATCAAACTGAAAAAGATAGTTAATGATTTTTGGAGTGCTTCCATCCGTTCCATTTATACACAAACAACCTATCCTACTATTAATTTAGGGGCTGGTTTCAATTACAAAAAGAATAGGTTTTCCCTATATTCTAGCTTAAATATGACTGAGGGTTCTGTTCTATTTACCGAAAAACCACATGTTACCTATAGTACACAGGATTGGGAAACCCTCAGTAAAAAAAGGAGCTTTACAAAACTTTACAATGGCAGGTTACAAACGGAATACAAAATATCAGAAAAATTCAGTATCGGCGCCCAGGCCTTTCTAAATAGCAGCAAACCGCATTCCAACGATAAGACATTGACAAATATTAGCCAAAGAACCGGACTTTTGGACTCAATAATTAAGGGAAATGGCTACCAAAATTCTACAACGCAAAGCTTAGCACTTAATTTCAATTCGACATATTCCTTGGGGAAAGACGGTCAAGAAATTATTTTGGATATAGATCATTATCGAAGCAATTATGACAACTTCCGGGACTTTAATTCAGAAACATTTGACCCAAGCGATTCCCCTATTCTAAATAATGAATGGTACTCAGGAAACGTTGGTCAGAATGTCTTCACGAACACTTCCTTTAACATAGATGTTGAACAAAAAATTAAAAAGTTTGACATCAACTATGGCGTAAACTTTTCAACTTCCCTTAATAAAAACGAATTACAATCTGTGGCAACTTCTGGAAGAATAGATACTATTTTTAATTATTCAGACGAGTTTGAATTCAGAGAAAATATCGGATCCCTGTTTTTTTCTTTTGGTAGTGCAATCAGTAAAAAAATTGATTTCAAAGCAGGACTCCGTCTAGAAAATACAAATACAGAGGGCGTGTCAAATACTTTGGCCACAAAGTATGAGAATAATTATTTAAAATTATTCCCCACTTTATATACTTCATATAAAATGAACGACAAAAACGTATTCTCAATTGGATACGGAAGAAGGATTGACAGGCCTGCTTTTATGGCAATGAATCCATTTGCCAGATATATTTCAAAGTACTACTACACCGTCGGAAACCCATATCTATTACCCTCCTTCTCCCATAATATAGAGATAAATTATTCCAACAATAGGGATCTGAATCTTTCTCTTTACACCAATTTTGCAAAAGAACAGATTGCCCAAACTGCCATACCTTTTGAAAATTCAAAAATGGTGGTAGATACCATGCAGAATTTTTATGATATGTCAACTATTGGTTTTACAGCCATCTATACCTTACAAAAAAGCAATTGGCTCGAAAGCAACTTTGTATTTAATGGATATCACCGGAGCATAAAACAATATGATACTAATATTGTACCGGATTATAAAGTAAATGTTGTTTACTTGAGTATGGACAACAATTTCAAGATTAGCAAAAAACTGAATACCCAATTATCAAGTTTTTATTATTCTCCACAAATTACAGGTATATTTCGTAGATCTCCACGATTTAATGTCAATCTCAATTTCAGATATAAGATTAATGATCAATGGGATCTTGCCCTATTTGCAAATGATATCCTAAAGACACAACAAGGTAAACTTAATGCTATTGTTAATGGTGTTCAACAATCTTATGACAATTATTATGATAGTAGAAGTTTAAGACTAACAGTTTCCTATAGATTCGGTAGCATGAATATCAATGCTAGACAGAGAAATTTCATAAATGAGAAAGAAAAACAGAGAGCCTATTAA
- a CDS encoding 2Fe-2S iron-sulfur cluster-binding protein yields MSTTYKLSFINEKRGLKKEIEINEDKPILILAEQAEINLPFLCRTGDCNSCICQLVSGSVFHTTQTTLTEDDLKQGYFLACTGFATSDCVIETHKEKQFARYKKGV; encoded by the coding sequence ATGTCAACAACATATAAGCTTTCATTTATTAATGAAAAAAGAGGACTTAAAAAGGAAATAGAAATTAACGAAGATAAACCTATTTTAATTCTAGCTGAACAAGCTGAAATAAATCTTCCGTTTCTATGTCGAACTGGAGATTGTAATAGCTGCATTTGCCAATTAGTTTCTGGTAGTGTTTTTCATACCACTCAGACAACATTAACGGAAGATGATTTAAAACAAGGATATTTTCTAGCATGTACGGGATTTGCAACCTCCGATTGTGTAATTGAAACACATAAGGAAAAACAGTTTGCTAGATATAAAAAAGGGGTCTAA
- a CDS encoding GlcNAc-transferase family protein, translating to MNVLLNITNSLKFTLNPNLEMSIFVQIAAYRDPLLVSTLKDMLEKAMNPENLHVTICHQYNPEDTYNVELNEFKLNPQFNIIEIPYKESKGLCWARNLIQRQYKDETYMLQIDSHMRFVWAWDSILINMLESLKDKGVQKPILTAYPPHFEPLDFRYEETAPNQIIFREFDKHGIYPIGWPSEIPNWKNLTGPIPARFLAGGFCFSIGSFCQEILDDPHLYFSGEEINLAIRAYTHGYDLYHPHINITWHYYTRKETPKHWDDHYNTGILENQAMRRLKRLFEQSTKKTLYDWGIYGLGNIRNLRDYERYSGILLNENKVQEYTLMNLPPVNPKIFNSEEEWENSFYSYVNNFIYIPINIFEENKLTEYDVAELRFMCNNKEVYQQSLNKEEILQLKNSTDSHCKLEVNFKCEDLPDGWVLELHNKHGGNNKRVRGRMPYFQAGLNGFAIKNCINL from the coding sequence ATGAATGTATTATTGAATATTACCAATAGTCTAAAATTTACTTTAAATCCAAATTTAGAAATGTCAATTTTTGTCCAAATAGCAGCTTATAGAGATCCTCTATTAGTTTCAACACTCAAGGATATGCTAGAAAAGGCAATGAATCCTGAAAATTTACATGTCACGATCTGTCATCAATATAACCCAGAAGATACATATAATGTTGAGCTCAATGAATTCAAGTTAAATCCTCAATTCAATATAATTGAAATCCCATATAAAGAATCAAAAGGACTTTGTTGGGCAAGAAATTTAATCCAGCGCCAATACAAAGATGAAACATATATGTTGCAAATAGATTCGCACATGAGATTCGTTTGGGCATGGGACAGTATTTTGATTAATATGCTAGAATCTCTAAAGGATAAAGGAGTTCAAAAACCAATTTTAACCGCTTATCCTCCTCATTTTGAACCTTTGGACTTTAGATATGAGGAAACTGCTCCAAATCAAATTATTTTTCGTGAATTCGATAAACATGGTATATACCCGATTGGTTGGCCCTCTGAAATTCCTAATTGGAAAAATCTCACTGGTCCTATTCCTGCAAGATTTCTAGCGGGAGGATTCTGCTTTTCTATTGGGTCTTTTTGTCAAGAAATTTTGGATGATCCTCATCTATATTTTTCTGGCGAGGAAATCAATCTTGCTATTCGCGCCTATACTCATGGTTACGATTTATATCACCCCCATATTAATATTACTTGGCATTATTATACCCGAAAAGAAACTCCGAAGCACTGGGACGATCATTACAATACGGGAATATTAGAAAACCAAGCAATGCGGAGATTAAAAAGACTTTTTGAGCAATCAACGAAAAAGACCCTTTATGATTGGGGAATTTATGGGCTTGGAAATATAAGGAATTTAAGGGATTACGAACGATATTCGGGGATATTACTAAACGAAAATAAAGTTCAAGAATATACATTAATGAACCTTCCTCCTGTAAATCCTAAAATATTTAATTCAGAAGAAGAATGGGAAAATAGCTTCTATTCATATGTTAACAATTTCATATATATACCTATTAATATTTTTGAAGAAAATAAACTTACGGAATATGATGTTGCTGAATTAAGATTCATGTGCAATAATAAGGAAGTTTATCAACAGTCGCTTAATAAAGAAGAAATATTGCAATTAAAAAATTCGACAGACAGCCACTGCAAACTTGAGGTTAACTTCAAGTGTGAAGATTTGCCAGATGGTTGGGTTCTTGAGCTACATAACAAACATGGAGGAAATAACAAAAGAGTAAGAGGGCGAATGCCATATTTCCAAGCTGGATTGAATGGTTTTGCTATTAAAAATTGTATAAATTTATAA
- a CDS encoding SPASM domain-containing protein: MKLSKYIITTSIADEKDAKSTSQTIIYSCLSNQTIVVTDDVFRKITNGDLHMLDKRLIIELQNSNILISKDKDEIVELLGCEKLINDNISLFLNLVESCQSGCNSCSKYYDISKSGNEFVSSISNFIEHRLIKKDLKTFLLTWKVDDLIKYIETILSISISNLKIADEKDLFYSSSLICQGIFLTEEVFKRLFNLCSIKKFHISLECSNSEATESTITNILSITENFPFLPQDGIIFEVNIKSFDIGHVIEIIDRFSRAEAQNRITFKFDFLENDHVSKDILAENEIECLFYAIENGFIQSILPTRVILPCAAADHDSVSVDKDGNLFSCNVLPLSTPDIISDNLIGNINEDFKDHSPETKFRKWLYDLGENMPICYNCNLLPVCGGGCLLEREEGVSLGCPSFKYNIEDRLLISYLNQKSHFNECIIEYYQ, from the coding sequence ATGAAACTATCCAAATACATCATTACAACTTCTATTGCAGACGAAAAGGACGCTAAGTCAACGAGCCAAACAATTATTTATTCATGTCTTTCTAACCAAACAATTGTAGTAACCGACGATGTTTTTCGAAAAATTACGAATGGAGATTTACACATGTTGGATAAAAGGCTAATTATAGAATTACAAAATAGCAACATATTAATCTCAAAAGACAAAGATGAAATTGTCGAATTGCTTGGATGCGAAAAGTTAATTAATGACAACATCTCATTATTTTTGAATCTGGTCGAAAGTTGTCAGTCTGGATGTAATTCTTGTTCGAAATATTACGATATTTCAAAATCAGGAAATGAATTTGTTTCATCTATCAGTAATTTTATCGAGCACCGCCTGATTAAAAAAGATCTCAAAACGTTCTTGCTGACATGGAAAGTGGATGATCTAATCAAATATATTGAAACAATACTTTCAATATCAATTTCAAATCTGAAAATTGCTGATGAGAAAGACCTATTTTATTCATCATCATTAATTTGTCAAGGTATTTTTCTTACGGAAGAAGTCTTTAAAAGGCTCTTCAATTTATGTTCTATCAAGAAGTTTCATATATCATTAGAGTGTTCAAATTCTGAAGCTACTGAATCTACTATTACGAATATATTATCAATAACAGAGAACTTTCCTTTCCTGCCTCAGGACGGAATTATATTTGAAGTCAATATAAAAAGCTTTGATATTGGACATGTTATAGAAATTATAGACAGGTTTTCGCGTGCTGAAGCTCAGAATCGAATTACCTTTAAGTTTGATTTTTTAGAAAACGACCATGTTTCTAAAGATATTTTAGCTGAAAATGAAATTGAGTGTCTATTTTACGCTATAGAAAACGGTTTTATTCAAAGTATACTCCCTACTCGTGTTATTTTACCCTGCGCAGCAGCAGATCATGACTCGGTCTCCGTTGATAAAGATGGTAACTTATTTTCTTGTAATGTCCTTCCTTTATCAACACCAGATATAATTTCCGACAATCTGATTGGGAATATTAATGAAGATTTTAAGGATCATTCGCCTGAAACAAAATTCAGGAAATGGCTTTATGACCTTGGTGAAAATATGCCAATTTGTTATAACTGTAATCTTTTGCCGGTCTGCGGAGGAGGATGTCTTTTAGAAAGAGAAGAGGGCGTATCTTTAGGTTGTCCAAGTTTTAAATATAACATTGAAGATCGTTTATTGATCAGCTATTTAAATCAAAAATCACATTTTAATGAATGTATTATTGAATATTACCAATAG
- a CDS encoding peptidase domain-containing ABC transporter, translated as MFKFSIQHDIMDCAPTCLKMVAEYYGKKYSLEYLRELCHLGKNGVSLLSISEASEILGFRSLMVKLNIQKLLNDSPLPCILHWNQDHFVVLLAIKSKGNFIKRIFDKESTSKEFMIADPAHGIVKLDEETFYKAWISTYNERGIALLLEPTPDFYTRKEITEKQRGFAFLFRYLKPFKKHIVQLGLGMLAASVISLTLPFATQILLDQGVSEKKLSVVYVILLAQLFLIFGNMSIELVRSWLLLHINSRISLSIISDFLSKLLKLPIRYFDSKAVGDIAQRINDHHRIENFLTGSILTSLFSFINIIVFTIVLAIYDLKILALFVAFSIFGILWILLFQKKRKEMDYKRFSRSRENQDKLYELITGMQEIKLFGSETPKRWEWEQLQVKDYKLNIKSLALEQYQRTGLVFVTHVKNILITFIAATEAIKGNLTIGQLLSISYVIGQTTGPIEQLVNLIRSAQDAKLSMIRLQEIHNKQDEETIGKEKILFPQLTFGDLFIENLSFQYEGPNSPYVLKNINLCIPKGKVTAIVGTSGSGKTTLMKILLNFYQPTQGKVSVGESDLSKISPKLWRSYCGSVMQDGYIFYDTIAKNIAMDGENIDEQKMEMAIRVANLKDFVESTPNGYTTKIGLSGMGISGGQRQRILIARSVYKNPEYIFFDEATSSLDANNEKTIIDYLNDFFRNKTVVIIAHRLSTVKKADQIIVLDNGKIEEIGNHSTLISNRGKYYELVKNQLELGD; from the coding sequence ATGTTCAAGTTTTCTATCCAACATGATATAATGGACTGCGCTCCTACTTGCCTAAAAATGGTAGCAGAATATTACGGAAAAAAATACTCTCTTGAGTATCTCCGTGAATTGTGCCACCTAGGAAAAAATGGGGTTAGCCTTTTAAGCATAAGTGAGGCTTCCGAGATTCTTGGTTTCAGATCTCTAATGGTAAAACTGAACATACAAAAACTTCTCAATGATTCTCCATTACCATGTATTCTACATTGGAACCAAGATCACTTTGTTGTTCTGTTAGCGATAAAAAGCAAAGGAAATTTTATAAAAAGGATATTTGATAAGGAGTCAACATCAAAAGAATTTATGATTGCTGATCCTGCACACGGAATAGTTAAGCTTGATGAAGAAACCTTTTATAAAGCCTGGATCTCCACCTATAATGAAAGAGGGATAGCTCTTCTTCTTGAACCTACTCCTGATTTTTACACTCGAAAAGAAATTACTGAAAAGCAACGAGGCTTCGCATTCTTGTTCCGGTATCTAAAACCATTTAAAAAACATATAGTCCAATTGGGCCTGGGAATGTTAGCTGCAAGTGTAATTTCTCTAACACTACCATTTGCAACACAAATACTACTTGATCAGGGGGTCTCAGAAAAAAAATTATCAGTGGTATATGTCATTCTCTTGGCACAGCTCTTTTTGATATTTGGAAACATGAGTATTGAACTAGTGCGCTCCTGGTTACTGTTACATATAAATTCTCGGATAAGCTTAAGTATAATTTCAGACTTTTTATCCAAATTATTAAAACTACCGATAAGATATTTTGATTCAAAAGCCGTTGGAGACATTGCTCAGCGTATCAATGATCATCATAGGATTGAAAATTTTCTTACTGGCTCTATACTCACGTCCCTTTTTTCGTTTATAAATATTATCGTCTTTACAATTGTCTTAGCGATTTACGATCTAAAGATTCTGGCTTTATTTGTAGCCTTTAGTATTTTCGGAATACTGTGGATCTTGCTTTTTCAGAAAAAAAGAAAAGAGATGGATTACAAAAGGTTTTCTCGAAGCAGAGAAAATCAGGATAAATTGTATGAATTGATCACGGGTATGCAAGAAATAAAACTTTTTGGCAGCGAAACTCCAAAGAGGTGGGAATGGGAGCAATTGCAAGTTAAAGATTACAAATTAAATATTAAAAGCCTAGCATTAGAACAATACCAGCGAACTGGTTTAGTATTCGTGACTCATGTAAAGAATATTCTTATCACCTTTATTGCTGCAACTGAGGCAATCAAAGGCAATTTAACAATCGGCCAATTATTAAGTATATCCTATGTTATTGGGCAGACAACTGGTCCTATTGAACAATTAGTCAATTTAATCAGATCTGCCCAGGATGCGAAATTGAGCATGATTAGGCTGCAGGAGATTCACAATAAACAAGATGAAGAGACAATTGGTAAAGAAAAAATCTTATTTCCACAATTAACATTTGGAGATTTATTCATCGAAAATCTTTCATTTCAGTACGAAGGACCAAATTCTCCTTATGTCTTAAAAAATATTAACCTATGTATTCCAAAAGGTAAAGTGACAGCCATTGTAGGAACTAGTGGAAGTGGAAAAACTACACTTATGAAAATATTGCTAAACTTCTATCAGCCAACCCAGGGGAAAGTATCGGTGGGTGAATCCGATTTAAGTAAAATTTCTCCAAAATTGTGGAGAAGTTACTGCGGCAGCGTGATGCAAGACGGTTACATTTTCTATGATACAATTGCGAAAAATATCGCTATGGATGGAGAGAATATAGATGAACAGAAAATGGAGATGGCAATAAGAGTAGCTAACCTAAAAGATTTTGTAGAAAGTACTCCAAATGGATATACCACAAAAATTGGCTTATCTGGAATGGGGATCAGCGGAGGTCAACGCCAAAGAATTCTAATTGCCCGTTCAGTTTATAAAAATCCAGAATATATTTTTTTTGATGAAGCTACAAGCAGCTTGGATGCAAATAATGAAAAAACCATTATAGATTATCTCAATGATTTTTTCAGAAATAAAACTGTCGTAATTATTGCTCATAGACTCAGTACCGTAAAAAAAGCAGATCAAATAATTGTATTGGATAATGGCAAGATAGAGGAAATTGGCAATCATTCGACACTGATCTCAAATAGAGGCAAATATTATGAATTGGTAAAGAACCAGTTGGAATTAGGAGATTAA
- a CDS encoding radical SAM protein, translated as MNFKLSKYIVTTDVLDPNSEIQQRILFSTRSGVSTLIEDSLYHNLVKGDLLSLDNTALARLMEYEIIVNGTEDEFQEILKLNKLGVKDTKCVSMTIQPTANCQLGCFYCGQVHSKLTMTQEMQIKIIERLIFQLDRKPDTELVHTTWYGGEPLMGYSAIINLSNKMQKIASERKCGYSASIITNGLSLKKDIFTELYLNHRVKRFQITLDTTKEHHDKRRITKKGESTFDIIMKNILDICSLDHYQQIVKHPIFIRMNIDETNYRQAQDMVDYMASLGLQDKVEMGFFPITNWGDKTVGDEQGLTTIEFAELEIEWLMYLLEKGFPMKYILPERRYDVCMVVNEASEVYDATGNITPCYEFPYTPKYNEEKHIIGNLLQDESTFNKNTQVRGWYDDLASCSVSPKCSKCNLFPVCNGNCPKDWYNGEITCPTMKANIEDKLVLQYLMDKSALQTLG; from the coding sequence ATGAATTTCAAATTATCAAAATACATAGTGACCACCGATGTGCTGGATCCTAACAGCGAAATACAGCAACGTATACTCTTTTCTACGCGAAGTGGAGTATCTACATTGATCGAGGATAGCCTATATCATAACTTGGTAAAAGGGGATTTATTAAGCCTTGATAACACTGCATTAGCTAGATTAATGGAATATGAAATCATTGTCAATGGAACTGAGGATGAATTTCAGGAGATATTAAAACTCAACAAATTAGGTGTTAAAGATACAAAATGTGTATCAATGACCATTCAACCTACTGCTAATTGTCAATTAGGTTGCTTTTATTGTGGGCAAGTCCATTCAAAATTGACTATGACCCAGGAAATGCAAATTAAAATAATTGAAAGATTAATTTTCCAGTTAGATAGAAAACCTGATACAGAATTGGTTCATACAACCTGGTATGGTGGCGAACCTTTAATGGGCTATTCTGCTATTATTAATCTCAGTAATAAAATGCAGAAAATTGCTTCTGAACGAAAATGTGGCTATAGTGCATCAATCATTACAAATGGTCTTAGTTTAAAAAAAGATATTTTTACTGAACTTTACCTAAACCACAGAGTTAAACGATTTCAGATAACCTTAGATACAACAAAAGAACATCATGATAAACGTAGGATAACCAAAAAAGGAGAATCAACCTTCGATATTATCATGAAAAACATTCTTGATATCTGCTCATTGGATCATTACCAACAAATTGTAAAACATCCGATTTTCATAAGGATGAACATAGATGAAACCAATTATCGCCAAGCGCAAGATATGGTTGATTACATGGCTTCCTTAGGATTACAGGATAAAGTGGAAATGGGCTTTTTTCCGATCACTAATTGGGGAGACAAGACAGTAGGAGATGAACAGGGATTAACCACCATAGAATTTGCTGAACTTGAGATAGAATGGCTAATGTATCTCTTGGAAAAAGGATTTCCCATGAAGTACATTTTGCCAGAAAGGAGATATGATGTTTGCATGGTTGTCAATGAAGCCAGCGAAGTCTATGATGCTACAGGAAACATCACTCCTTGCTATGAATTCCCTTACACACCTAAATACAACGAGGAAAAACATATTATCGGAAACCTTCTACAAGATGAATCAACTTTTAATAAAAACACTCAAGTAAGAGGATGGTATGATGATCTTGCCTCTTGTAGTGTTTCACCAAAGTGTTCAAAATGCAATCTGTTTCCAGTTTGCAATGGCAACTGTCCAAAAGACTGGTATAATGGTGAGATAACTTGTCCTACGATGAAAGCAAATATAGAGGACAAACTTGTTTTACAGTATTTAATGGATAAATCAGCATTACAAACACTAGGCTAA
- a CDS encoding glycosyltransferase family A protein, whose amino-acid sequence MDRIIVLVPFRNVGNYIIDCVSSILGQEYNNYEVFLLDDASDDGTLELIEDDLPNFYKRENSSRVGALRNIYNALVMESLRDEDIIIILDGDDYIFGEFAFQIVNSKYNENTLLTYGTYITNYGFYDPGSPYTEDEFKTLREITWKASHLKTFKYKLFKAFLDQDPNVENFRYSDNRYGDNRFYMSTYDQALMLPLLEIAGFENTAFIQNVIYCYRLHKDNDHATDEGRKLQLEAFYDIRSRHSLDRKF is encoded by the coding sequence TTGGACAGAATAATTGTTCTTGTTCCGTTCAGGAATGTAGGGAATTATATTATTGACTGCGTCAGCTCAATTTTGGGGCAAGAGTATAATAATTACGAGGTTTTTCTATTAGATGATGCATCAGATGATGGTACTTTAGAATTAATAGAAGACGATTTACCAAATTTTTATAAGAGAGAAAACAGTTCTCGAGTTGGAGCCTTAAGAAATATCTATAATGCATTGGTAATGGAATCGTTGAGAGACGAAGACATAATAATCATTTTGGACGGTGACGATTACATTTTTGGAGAATTTGCCTTTCAAATTGTTAATAGTAAATACAACGAAAATACTCTTCTTACTTATGGCACGTATATTACTAATTATGGATTTTATGATCCGGGCTCTCCATACACAGAAGACGAATTCAAGACATTGAGGGAAATAACATGGAAAGCTTCTCATCTCAAAACTTTTAAATATAAACTATTTAAGGCCTTTTTAGACCAAGATCCAAATGTTGAGAACTTTAGATATAGTGACAATAGATATGGAGATAATAGATTTTATATGTCGACCTATGATCAGGCATTAATGTTACCACTTTTAGAAATTGCGGGGTTTGAAAATACCGCATTTATTCAAAATGTCATTTATTGTTATAGACTCCACAAAGATAATGATCATGCTACAGACGAAGGAAGGAAATTACAACTAGAAGCTTTTTATGACATTAGAAGCCGCCATTCATTGGATAGAAAGTTTTAG